A window of Acidimicrobiales bacterium genomic DNA:
CGCGCCGACCGTGCCCAATATGTGGGAGCGGGTGCGGCAGTCGTCGCCGTCGCAGCTCTACTGGGTGCCCTCTGGGCGCTTCGTGGCAACCAGATCAGCTCCCGGAAGAAGGCGGCCCAGAACGCTCAGACCGAAGCCTCCACGCTCAGCGAGCAGATCAACCAACTCGGAGGCGTTACGCAGATCCAACAGACGGTGGCTCAGAAGCAGCAGCAGGTGAGGTTGGCGCTCGCCGGTGACGTCGATTGGGCTCGCCTGATCGAGAGCGTCGCCTCCGCTATGCCCGACGATGTGTGGTTGACCTCGCTCAACGGCACCTCGGCGAACGCAGGTACAGCTCAGGTAACGGTAAACGGGAAAGGCTTGTCCCAACCGTCGACGGCCGCCTGGATCGAGCGAATCGGCGACTTGACATCCCTCACAGATCTCTGGGTAGCCAACTCGGCGGGCTCAGGTAACGGGCAGCCCGTCACGTTCACGTCCGACGCCAACCTAACATCGGCTGCGAATTCCGACCGCCTCGGGAACTACACCGGGAACCAGCCGTGAATCGGATCAACCGTCCGGTCGTGTTCGGAGCAGCAGGTGTCATCGTCGCAATGGTCCTGGCGTGGTGGTTCCTGCTTTGGGGCCCGCGCAATCGTTCCTACAACGATGCCAACACCGCCGCTCAGCAGGCTCAAGGTCAAGTCGAGCAGCTGCAGGCACAACTGAACCGACTGGAGAGCATCAAGCAGCAACTTCCTCTCCTGCAGGCTCAATTGGCGAAGATGCAGGTCGCTGTACCTGACAAGCCTCAGCTCGATCAGATCATTCTCAATATCAACACCGCCGCCGTGAACTCGGGCGTGCAGCTCCTTTCGATCGCCCCGACTCCACCCGCCGCGACCGCCACCTCAGGGGCAGGCGCTGGTACTTCGGGGGCACCCCCGTCCATCCGCGTCGCTCTGTCCTTGAAAGGCGGATACAACCAGGTCCTAGACTTCATCAATCGGCTCGACGGTCTCCCGCGGCTTGTTGTCATCGACACGGTCGGCCTGACGAGCAACGCCACGGGGCCGTCCGGTACGTCCACCGTTGGTGAAGCGGGAGCAACGACCGCTACTACGGCCCCGGCCGAGCTGACCATCTCATTGACCGTGCGCCTGTTCACGACGACGGCGGCGCCCGCCGCCGGTGCCACGACCACGACCACCGCCCCCTCCGCCGCGTCGGGGTCGACCACGACCACCGTCGCCGGAGGTGGGACCGCCACCACCTCCACCACAGCCCCCACCACGGCCACGACGTCCGGCAACACCGGGGGTTGACCGTGGCCGGTGGCGCGGGCGGCCGGTGGGCCGGCATGGACCCGCGCAGCCGGCGGGCGCTGGCCATCGGCGCTGTCGCCGTCGTCGTGCTGATCGCCTTCCTCGGCGTGAAGTTGGCAGGCGGGGGCGGGGGAGGAGCGCCGGCGGCGGCGCCGAGCAGCCCCGCCACCACTCTCGCTCCCGGGATACCGGGGGGGCTGCCCCCGACGACCACCGCCACCGGGAGCGGTACCACGCCGTCGACTTTCGAGGTCTTCTCGTCCAAGGACCCGTTCCAGTCCCCGTTGGGGTCCGCGACCACGACGCCCGGGGCCGGGAGCGTCGGCACCTCGGGCCCGGGCGGGACGGGGTCCGGCCCGGGTGCCTCCGGCCCGACCTCCACGACCGCCGGCTCGGGCCCGGGGCCGGTCGGCACCAGCGGGGCCAGCGCGGCGGGCGGGACCACCGGGGGCTCGACGGCCCCGAGCCGGGGCCAGCAGGTGGAGCTGCTCGACGTCTACGCCAGCAACGGCAAGGACTTCGCGAGCATTCAGGTGAACGACACCGTGTACAGCGCGTCGACCGGGCAGACCTTCGACACCGACTACCGGGTCGTGGACCTCTCGCTGGCCACCGGGTGTGGGGACTTCGCCTTCCAGTCGAGGGGATTCCACCTCTGCAAGGGCCAGCAGATCCTCAAGTAACCGGCGGGGAATGCCCGGCCGGTCGGGGCAGGGTCACGGGTAGATTTCTGTGGTGCTGCGCTACCTGACCGCCGGCGAGTCGCACGGTCGCGGCCTGGCCGTGATCGTCGAGGGCCTCCCGGCCGGCCTTCCCCTCACCATCGAGGAGGTCCAGGGAGAGCTGGCCCGCCGCCGCCTGGGATACGGCCGCGGGCCGCGCATGCGCTTCGAGGCCGACGAGGTCACCCTGCTCGGGGGCATCCGCCACGGCCGGACCCTCGGCTCCCCGGTGGCCATCGAGATCGGCAACACCGAGTGGCCCAAATGGACCGAGGAGATGTCCCCGGCCCCGGGCCGGACGGCCAAGCCCCTAACCCAGCCCCGTCCCGGCCACGCCGACCTGGCGGGCATGCAGAAGTACGGCTTCGACGACGCCCGCGACGTGCTGGAGCGGGCGTCGGCCCGGGAGACGGCGGCCCGGGTGGCGGCCGGGGCCTGCGCCAAGGCCCTGCTGGCCGAGCTCGACGTGGCGGTGCTGAGCCACGTGGTGCAGATCGGCCCGGCCGTGGCCAAGCGGTCGGACCGGCCCACGGCCGCCGACCTCGAGACCGTCGACGCCTCCGATGTCCGCTGCTTCGACCCCGACGCCGAGCAGGACATGGTGGCGGAGATCAAGGCCGCCGCCAAGATCGGGGACTCGCTCGGCGGCGTGGTGGAGGTGCTGGCCTACGGGGTGCCGGTGGGCCTGGGCAGCCACGTCCATTGGGACCGCAAGCTCGACAGCCTGCTGGCCGGTGCGCTCATGAGCATCCAGGCGGTGAAGGCCGTCGAGATCGGGGAGGGCTTCGAGTCGGCGGGGCGGAGAGGCTCCGAGGCCCACGACGCCATCTCCTGGGACGCGGGCACGGCCGAGTACCGCCGGGAGACGCTGCGGGCCGGCGGCATCGAGGGCGGCATGTCGACCGGGTCGATGATCTCGGCGCGGGTCGGGATGAAGCCGCTGGCCACCCTGAACCGTCCCGTGCTCAAGACCGTCGACGTCTTCACCAAGGAGGAGACGGTCTCGTTCAAGGAGCGCACCGACGTCACCGCCGTGCCCGCCATGGGCGTGGTGGCCGAGACGATGATGGCGTTGGTGCTCGCCGACGAGGCGCTGCGGAAGTTCGGCGGGGACTCCCTGGCCGAGGTGGTGCGCAACCGGAACGGCTTCCTGGCGTCGCTGCCCGACCAGCACGGCTCCGGCGCCGGAAGCGGGCGGTGAGCGGGGCCCCGCGGGTCCTGCTCGTCGGGATGATGGGTTCGGGCAAGACCACGATCGGCCACCTCCTGGCGCGTCGGCTGGGCTGGCGCCATGTCGACAGTGACGCCCAGGTCGAGGTGGCCACCGGCCGGAGCGTGGCGCAGATCTTCGCCGAGGACGGCGAGGCCGCCTTTCGTGTGGAGGAGGCCCGCGCCCTCGCCGAGGCGGTGACCTCTCCCGACCCGGTCGTGGTGTCGGTGGCCGGGGGCGCCGTGCTCGACGCCGACAACCGGGCCCGGATGAAGGGTGCCGGCTGTGTGGTGTGGCTGCGCGCCCGCCCCGAGACCCTGGCCGGTCGGGTGGGTTCGGGGGCGGGCCGTCCGCTTCTGGAGGGAGACCCGGCCGGGAACCTGGCCCGGCTCGACGCCGTGCGCCGTCCGCACTACGAGGAGGTGGCCGATCACGCCGTCGACGTCGACGATGCGGCGCCCGACCGGATCGTGGACCTGATCGCCGGGTGGTGCGCCCCGACGGGAGCCGAGCGCGGATGATCCGCGTCGAGGTGCCGCTCGGAGAGGGGTCCTACCCGGTGGTGATCGGGGCCGGCAGCCGCCACGAGCTGGCGTCTCTTCTTCCCGACGCCGTCGAGCGGGTGGCGGTGGTGACCCAGGAGCAGGTCGGGGTGGAGGTGGACACGGGGCGCAAGCAGTGCACCTTCACCGTCCCCGACGGGGAGCGGGCCAAGGGAATGGGAGAGGTCGAGGGGCTGTGCGGCGGCTTCGCCCGGTTCGGGCTGACGCGTGCTGACGCGGTCGTGGCCGTCGGTGGGGGGGTCGTGACCGACCTGGCCGGGTTCGCCGCTTCGGTCTACATGCGGGGCGTGGCGGTGGCCCACGTCGCCACCACGCTGCTGGCGCAGATCGACGCCGCCATCGGGGGCAAGACCGGCGTGGACCTGCCCGAGGGCAAGAACCTGGTGGGGACCTTCTGGCAGCCGGTGGCGGTGGTGTGCGACACCGAGACGCTCGCCACCCTGCCGCCCCGCCACCTGCGGGCAGGGAGGGGGGAGATGGCCAAGTACGCCTTTCTCGGCGTTCCCGATCTCACCGGGCTGCCCCTCGACGAGCAGGTGGCGGCGTGTGTCGCATGCAAGGTCGAGGTGGTCACGGCCGACGAGCGCGAGTCCGGGCGGCGGGCCATCCTCAACTACGGCCATACCCTGGCCCACGCCCTGGAGGCGGCCGCCAGCTACGAGGGGATCCTGCACGGGGAGGCGGTGGCGGTGGGACTGGCGTTTGCCGCTCGTCTGGCCCGCCGGCTGGGACGGATCGACGACGCCCGGGTGGCGGAGCACGACCGGGTGGTGGCCAGCTTCGACCTGGCGTCGGCGCTACCGGCGGACAGCCGGGTGGACGAGCTGGTCACGCTCATGGCGCGGGACAAGAAGGCGGTGAGCGGGCTCACCTTCGTCCTGGACGGTCCCGGGGGCATCGAGGCGGTCCCCGGTGTGGATCCCACGCTGGTCGGGGAGACCCTCGTCGAGATGGGGGCGCGATGACCGACCCGGGGCGTTGCGTGCTCGTCCTGTCCGGGCCCAACCTCGATCTGCTGGGCCAGCGCGAGCCCGAGATCTACGGAACGGCCACCCTGGACGACCACGTGGCGACGGCGCGTCAGGCCGCCGATGCCGCCGGTCTCGAGATCGAGCACCTGCAGTCCGACTCCGAGGCCGATCTGGTGCGCGCCGTGCACGCGGCGCGGGGCCGCTGCGCGGCGCTGATCGTCAATGCCGGAGCGTTGACCCACTATTCGTGGTCGCTGCACGACGCGCTCGCCACGTTCGACGGGCCGGTGGTGGAGCTGCACATCTCCAACCCCGCCGCGCGCGAGCCGTTCCGGCACACGTCCGTGGTGGCCCCGGTCGCGTCGGGGTTGGTCGCCGGCTTCGGCGGGTTGGGCTACGAGCTGGCGGTCCGGGCCGTGGCGCGCCTGCTCGAGGAAGGAGAACGGTGAGCCCGGGAGCTCACGCCGCCGATCTGGCGCCGATGGGGGTGGCGGGCAGGGTCGGGCACCTGCGCCGCGACCTTCCCGATGCCGGTTGCGACTGTCTCCTCGTCACGTCGCTGTCCAACGTGCGCTACCTCTCCGGGTTCACCGGCTCGGCCGGCATGCTGCTCGTCGGCCCCGACGACACACTGCTCGTCACCGACGGGCGCTATCGCACCCAGGCCGAAGAGCAGCTGACGGCCGCCCGCGTAGACGCCCGGATCGAGATCGGGGGCCTGGCCGACCAGCACCGGGCCCTGGCCGAGGCGGTGGACCACGGGCGGCGGGTCGGGCTGGAGGCGGCCGCGGTCACCTGGGCGGCCCAACGGGTGCTGGCCGAGCTGTTCGAGGGCTCGGAGCTCGTGCCCACGACGGGAGCGGTGGAGGCCCTGCGTCGCGTCAAGGACGAGGGGGAGCAGGCCCGGGTCCAGGCCGCCGCCGCCATCGCCGACCGGGCCCTGGAGCAGATCCTGGACCTGCTGGTCGACGGCCGGCCCGAGGCCGAGGTGGCCCTGGAGCTCGACTCGACCATGCGCCGGCTGGGGGCCCAGGGCAGCGCCTTCGAGACCATCGTGGCCGCCGGCCCCAACGGGGCCAAGCCCCACGCCCGGCCCGGGCCCCGTCCGGTGGGGCGGGGGGAGCTGGTCGTCATCGACTTCGGCGCGACGGTCGACGGGTACCGCTCGGACATGACCCGCACCTTCTGCGTGGGCCCGCCCGCCGACCCGACGCTGCAGCGGATGTACGAGGTGGTCCAAGCCAGCCAGGCGGCCGGGGTGGAGGCCGTGCGGGCCGGCGTGGCCGCGTCGGACGTCGACGGCGCCTGCCGGGACGTGATCGAGGAGGCGGGCTGGGGGGACCGGTTCGTGCACGCCACCGGCCACGGAGTCGGTATCGACATCCACGAGGCGCCGGCGGTGTCGGCCACCTCGGCTGATACGCTCGAAGAGTCATCGGTCGTCACCGTGGAGCCGGGCGTGTACCTCCCGGACCACGGAGGTGTGCGGATCGAGGACACCCTGATCGTGACGGAGCAGGGCTGCCGGGCGGTCACCCGATTCCCCAAGCAGCTGGTGCTCGGCTGAGCGGAGGCACGGATGTCGGTATCGACCAACGACCTGAAGAACGGGATGACCCTCGACCTGCCTGAGGGGTTGTTCTCGGTCGTCGAGTTCCAGCACGTCAAGCCGGGGAAGGGCGGCGCCTTCGTGCGCACCAAGCTCAAGAACGTCCGGACGGGGGCGGTCATCGAGCGCACCTACCGCGCCGACGAGAAGCTGGCCCAGGCCATAGTCGAGAAGCGCGAGATGCAGTTCCTCTACCGCGACGGTGAGCAGTACGTGTTCATGGACAACGTCAGCTACGACCAGATGAACGTGGACACTCCTGCGCTCGGCAGCGCCGCCAGCTACATGAAGGAGGGGGACTCGGCGGTGCTGCAGATGTACGGCACCGAGATCGTGGGGGTCGACCTGCCCGCGGCCGTGGAGCTGACCGTGGCTGAGACCGAGCCCGGGGTGCAGGGGGACCGGGTGTCCGGGGCGCGCAAGCCCGCCACCCTGGAGACGGGACTGCTCGTGCAGGTGCCCCTGTTCGTCAACACCGGAGACCGGGTCAAGGTCGACACCCGGACCGGGGAGTACATCACCCGGGCCTGACGATCATGGCCCCTACCGGCAGCCGGCGGGCGGCGCGTGAGCGAGCCATGTCGCTGCTCTACGAGGCCGAGGCCAAGGGCCAGGACGCCGACGTCGTCCTGGCGGCGCTCCCCGTCAGCCCCGATCCGTTCGTGGTCGAGCTGGTCGAGGGCGTCGGCCACCACCGCCAGGAGATCGACGGGCTGATCTCCCGGTTCTCGATCGACTGGCCGCTCGTGCGCATGCCCGCCGTCGACCGCAACCTGCTGCGCCTGGCCGTGTTCGAGCTCACCCAGCGGCCGGCCACGCCGGTCGGGGTGGTGATCGACGAGGCCGTGGAGCTGGCCAAGCGGTTCTCGACCGACGACTCCGGCCGGTTCGTCAACGGGGTGCTGTCGGCCGTGGCGGCCGTGGTGCGGGGCCCGCTGCTAACCTGACCGTCTGACCGTGAAGCGGGTCCCGTGAGGCCCGCACGGACAGAAGGAGCCTGGTTGGCGGAGAGAGAGCGAATGTTGACGCCCCCGCGTGGGGGCGTTTTCGTTGCCCGGGCCCAGGTCATGAGCGCCGCCGACGTGACCCGCGCCCTCACCCGTATCACCCACGAGATCGTGGAGCGCAACCACGGGACCGACGACGTGGTCCTCGTCGGCCTCCAGACCGGGGGGGTGTCCCTGGCCCGGCGGATCTCCGAGACCCTCGAGGGGAGCTACGGGACGGCCGTGAGCGTGGGCTCCCTGGACGTGGCCTTCTACCGCGATGACATCGGCCTGCGCCCCGTGCTGCCCGAGGCGGTGACCGACATCCCCTGGGACCTCACCGGCCGGAAGGTGGTGCTGGTCGACGACGTCTTCTTCACCGGCCGGACGGTCCGGGCGGCGCTCAACGCCCTGTCGGACTACGGCCGGGCCCAGGTCGTGCAGCTGGCCGTGATGGTCGACCGGGGCCACCGCGAGCTGCCGATCCGGCCCGACTACGTCGGCAAGAACCTGCCGACCCGCCGCGACGAGATGGTCGACGTGGCCGAGGACGGGGTCACCATCGGTGACGTGGTGGTGAAATGACCACGGCCACCGTCGAGGCTCCCGTGGTCAGCGTGGCCGCCCCCCGCCACCTCCTTTCGGTGGCCGACCTCGGGGCGGCGGGGATCCGCGAGATCCTCCGCCTGACCGACAGCTTCGTGGAGGTGAGCGAGCGGGCCATCCCCCGGGTGCCGGCCCTCCGGGGCCGGACCGTGGCCACCGTGTTCTTCGAGGACTCGACCCGCACCCGGCTGTCGTTCGAGGCGGCGGCCAAGCGGCTGTCGGCCGACACCATGACCTTCAGCGTGGGGTCGTCGTCGGTCAACAAGGGGGAGTCGCTGCGTGACACGGTGGAGACGGTGACCGCCATGGGCGTCGACGCCGTCGTGGTCCGCCACCGGTCGGCGGGGGTGCCGTGGCAGGTGGCCCGCTGGGTGGACGCCAGCGTGGTGAACGGCGGGGACGGGTGGCACGAGCACCCCACCCAGGCCCTGCTCGACTGCTACACGATCCGCCAGGTGCTCGGCGGGCCGACCTCCGAGGACCCGTTTCCCGGGCTGCGGGTCGGGATCGTGGGTGACGTCAAGCACAGCCGGGTGGCCCGTTCCAACGTCCTGGCCCTGTCCGCCCTCGGGGCCCGGGTGACCCTCGTGGCCCCGCCGACCCTCCTGCCCCCGTCACTGGCGGGGTGGCCGGTCGACGTGTGCCACGACCTCGACGCCGTGGTCGCCGACCTGGACGTCGTGTACCTCCTGCGCATCCAGGCCGAGCGGATGAGCGAGGCGCTCCTGCCGTCGCTGCGGGAGTACTCGGCCCGCTACGGCATGACGAGGGAGCGGGCGGCGCGGCTCTCGGCGGACTCGATCGTGATGCACCCGGGCCCGATGAACCGGGGGGTCGAGATAGCCGCCGAGGTGGCCGACCTGCCCTGCTCGGTGATCACCCGGCAGGTGAGCAACGGAGTGGCGGTGCGGATGGCGGTGCTGTTCCTGCTCCTCGGAAGCCCGGCCCAGGCGGACGCCCGTGGCTGACGTCCTGATCCGCGGGGGCACGGTCATCGATCCCCGCGGGGTGCGCCGGGCCGACGTGGCCGTCAGCGGCAAGGTGGTCGTCGGCGTCGGGGACGACCTGGCGGCGCCGCCGGGCGCCGTGGTCCTCGACGCCACCGGTTGCGTCGTGTGCCCCGGCTTCGTCGACCTCCACACCCACCTCCGCGAGCCCGGCCGCGAGGAGGCCGAGACGATCGAGAGCGGATCGCGAGCGGCCGCCCTCGGCGGCTACACCGCCGTCGTGGCCATGCCCAACACCGATCCCCCCATCGACAGCGCCAGTGTGGTGCGCGAGGTGCACGAGATAGCCCGCCGGGCCCTGTGCGACGTCGAGGTAGCCGGCGCCATCACGGTGGGGCGGGCGGGGGAGCGGCTGGCCCCGCTGGCGGAGATGGCCGGCCTCGGGGTGCGGCTGTTCACCGACGACGGGGCCGGGGTCCAGGACGGCAGGCTCATGCGCCGCGCCTTCGAGTACGCCGGGCCCCTCGGGGTGACGCTGGCCCAGCACTGCGAGGACGCCGCCCTGGCCGCCGGCGGCCACATGAACGAGGGAGAGTGGTCGAGCCGCCTCGGCATTCCCGGCATCCCCGGGGAGGCCGAGGAGCTGATGGTCATGCGCGACGTGGCCCTGGCCCGCCTGACAGGCGGCCGGATCCACTTCCTCCACCTCTCCACCGCCGGCTCGGTCGCCGTGGTGGGGGCCGCCCGGGCCCAGGGCCTCAAGGTCACCGCCGAGGCCGCGCCCCACCACCTGGCCCTCACCGAGGCCGAGGTGGCCGGCTACGACCCCGTGTTCAAGGTGAACCCGCCCCTGCGCACTGCCGCCGACGTGCGCGCCGTGCGGCGGGGCCTGGCCGAGGGGGTGATCGACGCCATCGCCACCGACCACGCCCCCCATCCCCAGGAGGCCAAGGAGGCGCCGTTCGACCAGGCGCCCCCGGGGATGATCGGGCTGGAGACGGCGCTGGCGGTGGCGCTCACCTACCTGACCGAGGAGGAGGACGGCGTGGCGCCCATGGCGCTGGCCGATGTCATCGGGGCTCTCTCGTGGCGGCCGGCGGAGATCGCGGGTGTGGCCGAACGCCACGGTGGTCCGCTCGGGGCGGGGGCGCCGGCCAACGTCTGCGTGTTCGATCCCCGGGTCCGCTGGACCGTCGATGCCGCGGCCGGGGCCAGCCGGAGCCGCAACAGCCCCTTTGCCGGGCGGACGCTCACCGGACGGGTGCGCCATACCGTCCTCAACGGGGAGCCGGTCGTGGTCGACGGAGAGGCGCAGCGGTGAGCGCAGGCGAGCGCCAAGCCCGTCCGCCGGCCCTGCTCGTGCTGGCCGACGGCACCGTCTTCGAGGGTGAGGCCGCCGGCGCCCCCGCCGAGGTGGCCACCGGGGAGCTGGTGTTCAACACGGTGATGAGCGGCTACCAGGAGGTGATCACCGACCCGTCCTACGCCGGCCAGGTGATTGCGTTCACCTACCCCCACATCGGGAACTACGGCGTGGCCGCCAGTGACGACGAGAGCCGGCGGCCCTTCTGCCGCGGCGTGGTGGTGAGGGACCTGTCCGACCGCCCGAGCAGCTGGCGCTCCAGCCGGACGTTGGAGTCGTTCCTCCAGAGCCACGGCGTCCCCGCCCTGACCGGTGTGGACACCCGCCGGCTCACCCGCCACGTCCGGGAGGCGGGGGCGATGCCGTGTGCCTTCGGCACCGCGTCCGAGGAGCGGCTCCTAGTTGCGGCCCGGGCCGAGCCGGGGACCGACGGCATCGACCTGGTGGCCACGGTCACGACCGACCGGCCCTACCGGGCGGGTCACGGGCCCCTCTCGGTCGTGGCCTACGACTTCGGCATCAAGCGGGCCATCCTGGCCCAGCTGGGAGCGATGGCCACGGTCGAGGTGGTGCCGGCCTCGACGCCGGCCGACGAGGTCCTGGCCCGGTCACCGGACGGGGTGTTCCTGTCCAACGGCCCCGGGGACCCGGCGGCCGTCGGCTACGCCACCGAGACCATCTCCCGGCTGCTCGGGCGGGTGCCGGTGTTCGGGATCTGCCTCGGCCACCAGCTGCTGGCGACCGCCCTCGGCGCCCGCACCTTCACGCTGCCGTTCGGGCACCACGGCGGCAACCACCCGGTGCGCCGGCTGGCGGGCGGGGCGGTGGAGATCACCAGCCAGAACCACAACTACGCCGTCGACGGGTCCAGCCTGGACGCCGCCGACGTCACCCATGTCAACCTCAACGACGGGGTGGTCGAGGGCATCCGGTGCCGGGACGTGCCGGCGTTCGGCGTGCAGTACCACCCCGAGGCCGGGCCCGGGCCCCACGACGCCCGGTACCTGTTCGAGGAGTTCAGGGGGATCATGACGGCCGGGCGGGGGGCCGGGGCCCCACTCTCCGGAGGAG
This region includes:
- the pilO gene encoding type 4a pilus biogenesis protein PilO → MNRINRPVVFGAAGVIVAMVLAWWFLLWGPRNRSYNDANTAAQQAQGQVEQLQAQLNRLESIKQQLPLLQAQLAKMQVAVPDKPQLDQIILNINTAAVNSGVQLLSIAPTPPAATATSGAGAGTSGAPPSIRVALSLKGGYNQVLDFINRLDGLPRLVVIDTVGLTSNATGPSGTSTVGEAGATTATTAPAELTISLTVRLFTTTAAPAAGATTTTTAPSAASGSTTTTVAGGGTATTSTTAPTTATTSGNTGG
- the aroC gene encoding chorismate synthase, producing MLRYLTAGESHGRGLAVIVEGLPAGLPLTIEEVQGELARRRLGYGRGPRMRFEADEVTLLGGIRHGRTLGSPVAIEIGNTEWPKWTEEMSPAPGRTAKPLTQPRPGHADLAGMQKYGFDDARDVLERASARETAARVAAGACAKALLAELDVAVLSHVVQIGPAVAKRSDRPTAADLETVDASDVRCFDPDAEQDMVAEIKAAAKIGDSLGGVVEVLAYGVPVGLGSHVHWDRKLDSLLAGALMSIQAVKAVEIGEGFESAGRRGSEAHDAISWDAGTAEYRRETLRAGGIEGGMSTGSMISARVGMKPLATLNRPVLKTVDVFTKEETVSFKERTDVTAVPAMGVVAETMMALVLADEALRKFGGDSLAEVVRNRNGFLASLPDQHGSGAGSGR
- a CDS encoding shikimate kinase, with the protein product MSGAPRVLLVGMMGSGKTTIGHLLARRLGWRHVDSDAQVEVATGRSVAQIFAEDGEAAFRVEEARALAEAVTSPDPVVVSVAGGAVLDADNRARMKGAGCVVWLRARPETLAGRVGSGAGRPLLEGDPAGNLARLDAVRRPHYEEVADHAVDVDDAAPDRIVDLIAGWCAPTGAERG
- a CDS encoding 3-dehydroquinate synthase family protein, which translates into the protein MIRVEVPLGEGSYPVVIGAGSRHELASLLPDAVERVAVVTQEQVGVEVDTGRKQCTFTVPDGERAKGMGEVEGLCGGFARFGLTRADAVVAVGGGVVTDLAGFAASVYMRGVAVAHVATTLLAQIDAAIGGKTGVDLPEGKNLVGTFWQPVAVVCDTETLATLPPRHLRAGRGEMAKYAFLGVPDLTGLPLDEQVAACVACKVEVVTADERESGRRAILNYGHTLAHALEAAASYEGILHGEAVAVGLAFAARLARRLGRIDDARVAEHDRVVASFDLASALPADSRVDELVTLMARDKKAVSGLTFVLDGPGGIEAVPGVDPTLVGETLVEMGAR
- a CDS encoding type II 3-dehydroquinate dehydratase codes for the protein MTDPGRCVLVLSGPNLDLLGQREPEIYGTATLDDHVATARQAADAAGLEIEHLQSDSEADLVRAVHAARGRCAALIVNAGALTHYSWSLHDALATFDGPVVELHISNPAAREPFRHTSVVAPVASGLVAGFGGLGYELAVRAVARLLEEGER
- a CDS encoding aminopeptidase P family protein, which codes for MSPGAHAADLAPMGVAGRVGHLRRDLPDAGCDCLLVTSLSNVRYLSGFTGSAGMLLVGPDDTLLVTDGRYRTQAEEQLTAARVDARIEIGGLADQHRALAEAVDHGRRVGLEAAAVTWAAQRVLAELFEGSELVPTTGAVEALRRVKDEGEQARVQAAAAIADRALEQILDLLVDGRPEAEVALELDSTMRRLGAQGSAFETIVAAGPNGAKPHARPGPRPVGRGELVVIDFGATVDGYRSDMTRTFCVGPPADPTLQRMYEVVQASQAAGVEAVRAGVAASDVDGACRDVIEEAGWGDRFVHATGHGVGIDIHEAPAVSATSADTLEESSVVTVEPGVYLPDHGGVRIEDTLIVTEQGCRAVTRFPKQLVLG
- the efp gene encoding elongation factor P, which produces MSVSTNDLKNGMTLDLPEGLFSVVEFQHVKPGKGGAFVRTKLKNVRTGAVIERTYRADEKLAQAIVEKREMQFLYRDGEQYVFMDNVSYDQMNVDTPALGSAASYMKEGDSAVLQMYGTEIVGVDLPAAVELTVAETEPGVQGDRVSGARKPATLETGLLVQVPLFVNTGDRVKVDTRTGEYITRA
- the nusB gene encoding transcription antitermination factor NusB, producing MAPTGSRRAARERAMSLLYEAEAKGQDADVVLAALPVSPDPFVVELVEGVGHHRQEIDGLISRFSIDWPLVRMPAVDRNLLRLAVFELTQRPATPVGVVIDEAVELAKRFSTDDSGRFVNGVLSAVAAVVRGPLLT
- the pyrR gene encoding bifunctional pyr operon transcriptional regulator/uracil phosphoribosyltransferase PyrR, with product MLTPPRGGVFVARAQVMSAADVTRALTRITHEIVERNHGTDDVVLVGLQTGGVSLARRISETLEGSYGTAVSVGSLDVAFYRDDIGLRPVLPEAVTDIPWDLTGRKVVLVDDVFFTGRTVRAALNALSDYGRAQVVQLAVMVDRGHRELPIRPDYVGKNLPTRRDEMVDVAEDGVTIGDVVVK
- a CDS encoding aspartate carbamoyltransferase catalytic subunit, translated to MTTATVEAPVVSVAAPRHLLSVADLGAAGIREILRLTDSFVEVSERAIPRVPALRGRTVATVFFEDSTRTRLSFEAAAKRLSADTMTFSVGSSSVNKGESLRDTVETVTAMGVDAVVVRHRSAGVPWQVARWVDASVVNGGDGWHEHPTQALLDCYTIRQVLGGPTSEDPFPGLRVGIVGDVKHSRVARSNVLALSALGARVTLVAPPTLLPPSLAGWPVDVCHDLDAVVADLDVVYLLRIQAERMSEALLPSLREYSARYGMTRERAARLSADSIVMHPGPMNRGVEIAAEVADLPCSVITRQVSNGVAVRMAVLFLLLGSPAQADARG
- a CDS encoding dihydroorotase, whose protein sequence is MADVLIRGGTVIDPRGVRRADVAVSGKVVVGVGDDLAAPPGAVVLDATGCVVCPGFVDLHTHLREPGREEAETIESGSRAAALGGYTAVVAMPNTDPPIDSASVVREVHEIARRALCDVEVAGAITVGRAGERLAPLAEMAGLGVRLFTDDGAGVQDGRLMRRAFEYAGPLGVTLAQHCEDAALAAGGHMNEGEWSSRLGIPGIPGEAEELMVMRDVALARLTGGRIHFLHLSTAGSVAVVGAARAQGLKVTAEAAPHHLALTEAEVAGYDPVFKVNPPLRTAADVRAVRRGLAEGVIDAIATDHAPHPQEAKEAPFDQAPPGMIGLETALAVALTYLTEEEDGVAPMALADVIGALSWRPAEIAGVAERHGGPLGAGAPANVCVFDPRVRWTVDAAAGASRSRNSPFAGRTLTGRVRHTVLNGEPVVVDGEAQR
- the carA gene encoding glutamine-hydrolyzing carbamoyl-phosphate synthase small subunit; amino-acid sequence: MSAGERQARPPALLVLADGTVFEGEAAGAPAEVATGELVFNTVMSGYQEVITDPSYAGQVIAFTYPHIGNYGVAASDDESRRPFCRGVVVRDLSDRPSSWRSSRTLESFLQSHGVPALTGVDTRRLTRHVREAGAMPCAFGTASEERLLVAARAEPGTDGIDLVATVTTDRPYRAGHGPLSVVAYDFGIKRAILAQLGAMATVEVVPASTPADEVLARSPDGVFLSNGPGDPAAVGYATETISRLLGRVPVFGICLGHQLLATALGARTFTLPFGHHGGNHPVRRLAGGAVEITSQNHNYAVDGSSLDAADVTHVNLNDGVVEGIRCRDVPAFGVQYHPEAGPGPHDARYLFEEFRGIMTAGRGAGAPLSGGVGVQGTRRAEDIA